The DNA region TTAATCGTTCCATGGTAACACAGCAGAtttaatatagttttttttttttctgttcttatcaTTAACACATAATATTCCTTAAAATTCCTCTTAAATATCCTGATTTATCGTTTGCCCACCCCACAATGGCTGCATTTTTATTGGCTTTTCTGTGAATTGCCTTCCACACCTATCTGACATTACAGAAGAAGGGGAGCTTAGTCTCGAACaggaattatttttaacaaatgtaTTAATAAATGATCTCTCTGCCATCAACCCCAAAGACAAGCACTTTAATATCTAAGCTGATAGGCTTTTTGCATGCAGGAAAATCTCCCCAACATTTTGTTACAAAACAGAGTTTCCTGATGTGCATCAAGTTGATATGCCACTGCCAAGGCTGGCAGCACAGAATAGCAATCAAATCCATTAATTTTGTTGGGAGCTGCTTACCAGAAATGTTACCTAGCAATTATAGTGAGAATTTTCTGTGAAACAACTTCTGTTTCTCAAAATGAGATTCTGAAAATCCCCCACTAACATTTCTGCAGAAATGCGTTATGGCTTGTCCAAATAGGACAATCTCATCTTTTCACACAAAAGCTTACAGAGCTTGTAATTTACTGCATTACTGTTTATTTTAATGACTGTTCTAGGCACTGACTTGGTATGGGTAAGAGGAGATTAATTTGTTATTAATGCATCTTGAAAGTTCACCCAATTTACACAAAGTAATGAAAAGCTTAATTTGAACTCTCAGCAGTTCCGGTTTCCCCCTATCTGAAGTTTGCATCACGTACTTTATCAAGTCCTCAAGAGGATgcttcagagcaaaaaaaaaaaaaaagattaagatgATCGGAGAAATCGTGTTCCCAATGTGCATCAAGGCTTTACTAATTAGAACTGCCTATCCCACATACCAAGGTGCAGTGACTGTAAAATTATGTGAAGTTGCATTGGCATGAGGCGCCTGTCAAAGctcctggggtggggtgggggggcagacCCTCCATGCAAACATGACTTCGGGGGAAGACCATGACGGGGCcagaaaggggaggaagacaATAGCAAGAGCATCTCGGCTTACTTGGACAGCAAGATTTGGCAATCGGCGACATCTGATGTCAATGACACTCCTAAATTTGGAGGAGGAGGGaccaaagaacaaaaatgaaaaccaagAGCATATCAAGAAAACCTTACTGCAAGCAGCCCTCATTTGTGTGAACATTCACTTTAAAGATTGTCTGGATGAGTGAAGACTTCTCAATGTGTTTGTGAGATTAGTTCTTTAGGCATAAGGCAACATCTGACAATAAATCAACTTGTCAAGGCAGTAGGGTTTCCAAAACTGGGCATGAGGACCATTTTTTGTGAACCAGTATGATGCTCATTCTGTCATTGCTTTAGTTGCCTAAAAAGAACAATCACTGCTAAATATATTacgtatatttaaatatatttcacatGTTCCTAATGTTGCCTTTCCACTTAAGAAATAGTGGAATTGCCACAGAGATATTATTTAACCCCCAGCTGCAGAAGAGCTACTTTTGATCAAAAGGGGGAAGGAGACAACTCTGAAAGTAACACCTGAGACATTGCCgagaaaagaaaagcatgagATCCACTAACAAAGGTCGGTttgagaagaggaaaataaaaggcctATGTTCAAACCCTTTTCTCCCCTTGAAACAAAAAGCCTCAGAAACTCAAAACTGACTGATTTAAAAACCaaaaagccccccccccgccccaaacctAAGACAAAACCAGGTCCTTCTTCCCACTCAAGGCAGCTGATTTTTCAAACTACAAAGTGAATTGGCTATTAAAAAATACAGTCTCTATATGTTAGATATATTGTATATATGCATTCACTTGTGACAATGAAAATCCCCCAGACTTTTCAGCACATGGATACTGTGCCTTGGTCTCGTGCACATATGCAGTAAAATAAACTAATGACTAAAAGCATCATCTTATGTGACTTGTTGGGTAATGTTCATATAAATGAATGCAGACACAGTCTGTCACAGTAGCTTTTTCCCCAAATTACAGTGAACCAGATGGTGTTTAATATGTAAAGTGTGTGACACTTTCAAACATGCTGCTAGGGTCTGTTGTATAAAACTCTGTACATGGGTGGACCATATTTCGACCCTTTCTAATAATTCCTTTAAAAGGATCTGAAATGTTACTTGAGAGAAGACGACTGATTAAAGCTCAAGTCTTAACACAACTCTCACTTTAGGtgctacacatgcacacacacatgagcTAAAGAACTATAAGCATGGATGTAGATTTTTAAATAgcaaatttatttcctttttgagaCAAAAGAACCATCCTGCTCTGCAAAGTAACTGACAAAGTAAGATTTATTATTGTTTGATTTTCACATTGCACTTGCTTAAATGAGATGGGTTTTCTGATGGATAAGCCCCGCAAATTGAAACTCAGCTCAGATTTTCTCTTCTTGTAGACCACTGTTTTATAATTAAATCTGCAAATCTTGGGGGTTTACTACCTCTTCTGCTAACACTAGCTCTCCCTGCTATAGTACAGAAATAATACTGCACATATACAAACCCATATTTGTgtagacacacagacacactttcagaaatacaagaaattgTTGCAAGTGAAAGGTGTCATTTTAATTTATACTCCCCAGCGGGAACTTCAGTCAAGCAGTGTCCTGCCCACAAGCCTAATGGCAATTCTTCCGCGGCCTTCAGGTCAGGATGTAGTAGAACATATTCATGCAGCAAACAGATCTAAAGCATGGTAGGTGAAAGGAGGAAACTGTCAACCCTATTGCAAGATTGGTTGTAAAGCTCCTTAAAAAtgcttatttaaattaattttatgctAACAAAAAATGACTGCTTTAAAGTGGCAAGTTtacattatttgtattttttaccCAGCACGCTCTTTTATCAGTCTATTTTTAATATGGATGTTACATCCTAATatttacagaaaaggaaagttCTAAAACAATAGGATATTTATTTGCATacaaatatttacagaaacatacttaaaaaattaagtatttgaaATTTAATTGATTTCACTTCAAAAAAGCTTCAAGCTTTTATGTTATAAAAACATACTGCCTTTACTATGCTCAAATTTAGTATTCAGATCTCTAGATTTTCTTATCAGGGCTTTCTTTTGTGCTTCATCAAATCGATTGACTTTGAGATCCTGGTCTCGGTCAAATGGCCTTCTTTCTTGaggtttgttcttttcttcagatgctttgcttttTAGCTTTTTATGATGTATGTCCATGAGAGATTCTGACCTCCTTGACTCctgggaaaaagggaagaaggaggagggaaaaaatattataaaatgtCAACAATATATAGAAAACACAAATAATCAAATGGGCCAAGAATTAGGAAGGCTAAGAATTCCAGAAAGCTTAGTAATTAGAAAACAGAATGGTAAATTTAATTTTGCATATACAGTGCAGAATAGTTCTGAGAAGCACAGGTAATCTTGTCTGTGTAGAGTAAGACACTGATAATTCAATTCCACTGATGTTAAAGATACCATATTATTTTGAAATCTTCACACACAGTAACAATAAAAATAACGTGAAGGAAATACGAAGATGCTCTGCCATGATTTGCAGAAACATAAGCTAAGACAACACGTCAGGAGAAAGATCTTAAAATACAGGCCCAGATTCTTATACACTTTTCCTAAGCAGCTGGTTTTGGTCACTGTTAGGGGCAGGAACAAATGAGACACCCTTTTGATCTTATTCTCACACAAAGTTATGTCTTTGATTTGCCCTCttaaattttcagtatttatctGCTGCCAGTCCACAAGACAAGGTCACAGGTGTGAACTAAAGCACACATTGAAGCATTTTGCCAAGTCAAGGACTCAGTTGTGTTGAATAAAAAGCATGATCCAGCCTAAAACCGATGTAAAACTTGCACTGACTTCACACAGGCACAGCATCATGTGGCCCCTCCTTTACTCAGATGAAGTGTATTTCTGTATCTCTGTGTAGTAAATTGCTCCAACTCTCAAACCATTGCAAACAAGCCAAAAGGCCAGTCCAAACCAATTCTCTCATCAGAGAGAAAAGATGAGCAGCTCCATCTTCTCTTATCTAGGAACACAGGACTTTTATTCTGAAAGGTTCATTTCCCATCACTCCCTGTTCAATCACTTATTTCACCAGACATAACAATAACAATCCATATATGACATAAAAAAAATGATTCCCatggaaaacagaaaatggatAACACTTTTTCCTGATTTAACTGCATTGATGCAGACAGAATTGCACCAGAGAATAAATCTGTCACTAGCACTGCAGGAATTAACAGTAAGAAACCATTTTAAGAACTAAAGCTCTTTTCTATGAAAATATCCTCAATAAAAGttaacagagaaaggaaaaggaaagaagagacaaaaaatttaatagaaaagaaaaaaaaacagaaaaaaagccaataaagaacaagccaagaaactcTGTTCCTAAACAAAATGCCTTCTGCAATTTTGGAATAGAAGTCTGTTAaccttaaaaacaataaaaagacatatatgtgtgtgtatatatatatatacttgtgtgtgtatatatgtgtatatatatgtatgttttattCTGGCAACAGAACAGAATAAATATATTCTACTACATCTATAATGGCAGTACAAACAGAAAATAGAGAGGAAATTTAAGGTAGCATACTAATAGCTCTGGATTTGCAAGTCCTGTAAATCAAGAGAGACATACGATTTAATGAACtacaaataaattattaaaagtGCCAGATAAACTCCAATCTTGTAATATAAGCCAAGGCTGTGATTTTCCAAGTTAATTACACTCTCAGGAGACCTGACTGTCTTCTGTAAGACTTCAAACCATAAATCAGGGGAGAACAGGAAGGAGCAGCTGTAAGGCAGGCAATAGACCACACACACTGGAGGATGGTGTGGACAGACAGAAAGGCAAGAGGGAATTTGATGTggaattcaaatttttttttgtgatcaACATCTGTCTGTGAAAATTAATTGTCTCTGCGGAGACTGAAAAAAACTTCATGTGACAATGCTGTTATAATGAGGCAGTTAGCTACAGAATTGCTCTGCTTAGTCCATTAAGCTTCTTTTTGGCTAATCTATATTTCACTCTAAAAATTAAACCTTTAGTGCCGTTTTCTTCTTCTTGGGATGTTGGTAATTCAGTGAAGCAAGCTAATGTTTGAACCGAGTTTGTCTGTGCAGCGACAATGTCCTGATGTGGGGATGCTTTAAGCAAAACAGCAACTGAAACTGCTATAGGAGAATGCATAGAAAACCCTATCCATACAAAAAACAATCCTAACGCCCTGTTTTCAGCAGCAGCTTAAGGACCCAATCCTGCTCttgttgaagtcagtgggaaatgTTCTAATGACTAAACAGCAGTAGATTTGGGCCCTAAAAAGGAAGAATGTAGTGGTATCACCATGGAAACCAGCAGTGCTAGAAACGAGAACCAgaaagaaaagagtgaagagtgaAGAATTAAAGGAAATTCGTGAAGAGGATGCATTCTGCTATTATACTTACATTGTATGAAGTCACCTGCTCAACAAGTCTCTTGTCTCTCCCAGACAATACAATTTCTTCATTATCCTTACTGGCTGACTTTTTTGCCTCTTCTCTTTCCTGATGAGTGGAAGCAAATTACATGTTATATTAATCAGAATGTCTGAAGTAAATAGCAAGGAAATCTACAGTTACTTTAATTAAATATGAAGGGTAGAGGCCACCAGATATTTTTTGCTCTGCTTGATAAGAGAAGAGACTGGACACACTGTATTTGGAAATTCAGTGAGCTGATACAGAGTGACTGGCTACTgcaaaagacagagagaagaaagagaaaaataaaagaacagcAATTTTAGTTAAAATGGTTATTTCCTCTCCTTTAGTCTGAATTCCTGAGTTTTGGTAATCTaaagagaaatctgaaaaaagCTTTCTCATTGAACAGCTCAGTGGATCTTTAGTTTGTTTTCACAGAACACTAACAACATATATACTGCCTGCATGTATACATGAATGAATAAATGCTCACTTtggcttttctctctctgtcagCTGCAGTATCTGTCCAAATGGATCTATCGCCTGATTTTTCATCAGCTCTTCTCTTGAATGTTCTTGGGCCAAACCCAAAACTTTTCAGTTCAGGTGGAAGCTCCGTCATCCATGATTCCCTGGTAACTTGCTTGGGTTCATCctttacaaaagaaagaaagtgaaaaaatagaaaaaaacaaataacccAAACTTGCCACCTGAATCTATTAACTTCCAGCAgaaattatggattttttttttttttttgtcttaacaaCAATTACAACCACTTAGAAAAACTGCAATAAAACTGCAGCTGGGTCCACATAGAAAAACTGTCAGGCATGGAAAAACACAAATACATCCACCAAAAAAatattgaaagagaaaaatatccaACTTACATTGTCTGCTGAAGtaagtttttctttcattctctgaGCTCTGCGTTCAAATTCTTTAGTTACATCAGACTCCACTGGTCCTTTTGCAGGCATTGGGCCTATAAGGTTGTCTTCCTCTTCACTACTATCTGTtaccttccaaaaataaaatatttctctcaATCATAGTGTTAAGACACTCAAGAAATACTTCAGCTTCATAGAATTAGAATGATTTTGTCTAGAAGAGCATAAAAATCTTACACAATGCATGTGCTAATCATACAACAAAAGCATAGATTACAACTCCATATTAGACCTGTTCTAGCAATTTAACATGGATATTCAGTCCCTGCATTTCCAAAAGCATCATCTCTTGTCCCCGAGGCAGGAATGCTAGTAAACACAGAAGCAGTACACAACAGGGTATTGCTACTTTATGCCGCTCTGCATGCGTTGCTGTAGCCTTAGTGGCAGTAGATAGATTAGAAACACACAAGCATACAACTTTGATAATCTGGGCTTCACCATCACTAGTGATGTTTGGATGCACCTCCACAATAAGGCTTGTGATTTCACACAGCAAGAGGAACTCCTGTCAACAGGGCTCAGATTCTGTATGGACACTAGGAAGACCAATAAGCAAGCCAGGGTAGAGGTGGCACATATGGAACGACATCCCTGGGTATAGTACCTGCTAGTCTAATCTCTTGGTTTTGTCATTCACTTCTTCAATCCCTTTTGACATTGCTTTCTAAACAGTTACGTTATTTGGAGAACTTCTGAAAAAGTTAAGTTTGAAACGGACTAAATATTAAGAAAACTCTTTCTGGATACAGGGTATTGTACAGAAGGCTCATAGGTCCCTCTGGGTTAAGAAGAGTAAAGGTGTAGAGGGCAGTAGAAGTGGACAGAATGCAGAAAAGGGGACACTGAGCAGTGCCTTGAAAGCAAGGGAGCCCGACATCTACAAAAATGAAAAGACAGCCTACAGCCTGAATGTGGGAGGTAAAGCAATGGGAGTAGGATGATAACGAGGTTGTAGAATCAGGCAGCACAGAGCATTGCTTGAGAATATGATGTGGTGGCAAATGTGTTTCAAGCAAAGGGTGGGGGAAAGGGGAGATTTGTTTCTGTTATGCTGAACTTCAGCTGTCAGGTGGACAACCTAACACCAGATGTGACATTACCAGGGAGGAGAACAAGAGTGCTGCGCAGTGCAAAACCAAAACTATGAACCTTCTGTGTAAAATAAGGCACCTGAGGCAAAGGTGATCCAGGGCCTACAGTAGAGAATTAGAGAACAAAGTACAGAATCCACCTAATGGAAGCATGAAAATGGAGGACAAGGGAAAGGAGGACAGCAGTAAAGGTACCTTGCAACACTGAGTTCAGTCCTTAATACTTAAGGCTGCTCATAGCTGGCATCCCACCACTGTAGAGGGATTTGGGCTAAGGAAGTCAGAAGACAGTAGGTGTGATATTAGTCATGTCATTCTTTTGTGTGCTGTCTGCTACAGAAACCGGTATGCCTTAATGACTGCTGCAAGCTAGCCAAGCCAGTTGACACCATCTGCTTTTAGGCCTTGGCAGAGGTAAGAACAGTGGAGAAGCAAACTTGCAAGTAGAAAGAGACACAGCTGGGTATAGCTGTGGACCACGAGGTATAAGAAGAGGCTTAACAAATGTAACAGCTGTATCCAATCTGAAAGGCTGAGCTGGATAAGAAATAACTGGCCATTTACAAACACTAATAATGCAAGTAGATAATAAGAATTTCTCTTGTCTTTTTGCTCTGAAACATTTACAGATTCAAATCTTCACATTAAACTACCACTGCTTTAACTTTTAGAGAATGAGGTGacctccttctctcccctctttttttttttgaatgaatgaaCAGGTGGTGAACAGGAAGAATTAACTTGAAAAAACAGCCTAATAAAACAATTCCCTCTCTCCacatacaaataaacaaaaaatgcaaaggtATAAGGCTTTCACAATAAATTGTAAAGCAGTTGAggatgaaagacaaaaaaaattccacaCTGGGTTTTAATTGAAGAGGCATGTCTCATTGCCCTTCTCATTAGTGTTAAGTTCAATTCACTCCATTACCACCTGCCTCAAACCAGATACAATTAAACAAACATCAAAAAATAATGCCCCCTGTTTGAAGGAGAAATCAAAATAAAGTGAAGAGTCAACATGAAATAAGCTGCCTCTAAAGACGtactgaaatacaaaataattaaacAATACTAAAACAAAGTAAGTAAACCCCAACAAATTATTGTATCAGATTCAAAGGTAAAAAAAGACAGGAGATtatcaggaagagaaaaaaaaaaaagaaaaaaaagctaagttCCATGAAACAAAGTTGATGTCAGAGATGAAGATCCGTATAggaaaaagattcttttttttgtttgtaaaatatataaacaGCCCAATTTTGACATTCCTGTCTCAAGACATTTGTCATTATGATAAATTGCTTGATCGTTATTTGGAATTATAACATGACGAGCATCTTAAAAATGTCAGACAATCATTCTTGATGATAGATTATGACAACACTTGCTGTAGGAGGCAGGAGAATGATATACATCACAAGCACTAATCAAAAAAGTAAAGTTCCAGAGCAGCCTTTGTCTCATCCCTTCTTAGTATGTCCTATAGCACCTGGGAGTTAAACtaaaaaacagtaaatattttagaaataaacaGAGTAACTACGGAAACAAATGatattttttacatatttaattaatattaatcaAATAGAATTAATATTTAGTTTATCATATCCTGAGAGTGATTCAGCTGCCTAACGGTGGTATCTAGTGTCATTTTGGATGTCCAGGGTATCTTGCCTGGCTTAGACATGCTGTTGCTCTGGAAGGATGCAAGTTTCTCTCAGATGCTTTGCCCTATCTGCCAGCCTTTTGCAGATGACCCACATCCCTCAGAATGCTACTGGATGCCCATGTTAGGGAGCTGAATCCTCCCCATACTTCCCACAGTACTTTAGTCACACATCTTACCCCTGAATGTTCTTTAGTAGTACAGGTATTATTTAGTAGCTAGGAATTAGATTATAGGGTCTCTACCTAGTACTTACACAACCTGATCAGAACAGTCAGACACCACAAACTGACAGGTGTGTCAGTGCCACTGTCCCCGATCCTGATGTGCCTTACCCCAAGGTACGGGCCTCATCTTGCTTGAGAAGATCAATTATTGACACTGTAGCATCATTCTTGATTGGATTCTTTTGAATAAATGTATTTAACACCTGCACTAACAAACATGTTAAGAAAGCGAAGTTTTGTTACATACTCAATCCTTTCCCCCATCAGTAAAGGGGTAAAAGCTTGAATAACAGCTAAATATTCACTCTAACAGGTTGCATTACTGCTTTAAAACCTTTAAATTTTGAACTTTGCCAAGACATTCACTTGGGAAGAACATGTCATACCAAAAGAAAGAATGGAAGAACATCGGGGAGAAGTACTCTGCAACTTGAGACACCTAGCTCTCTTGTGTACAGCCTGCAACATCCATTTAACAGCAAAATCACAACAAACCAGActagtctttttctttttaaaacttatttatgCTTCAGTATTTGACTCAAGCAAAAATGAGCCAGACACTTTCTGATCTAAAATTAGACTGCCATGCTAAAAAGTATGTCTAGTAGACTTTTTCAGGCTCCTACTTGTTTAAGCATTTCAGATAGCTTGTTCTAAAACAAGAGATGTCTGTTTCTACAAACCTGGGTACAGAATTCTGATGAAACGGAAGGTCCTATGGAATATTTGTTATTCCCAATGTCCTCTGAAGGTTTCCTAAAGCCAGGTGGTAATGCAGGACCTATAATGGgcctcaaggggaaaaaaaaaagtttgtaagtgaaaaaaggaagtaaaataaGCAACATGGACAGTACATTAAATGACAGCCTTCTCTTGCTTGGTGcaggaataatttttaaatagattAACATAAAATTTTTGGTGAGAAGTGCgattcccttccctccctgtgcCAAGTGTGCCCCCTCTGTGCATGTCATAGAAATCATCGAATTCACAAGAACAGTCTATCCCATTTTCAAGGAGGATCTCTGTAGATAGCTGGGAAGCAACAAAACTGGGAAAGTTGGAGCATGGGATCAAGAAAACCCACTTATTTCTTCCCAAGCTTCCTTTATC from Apteryx mantelli isolate bAptMan1 chromosome 1, bAptMan1.hap1, whole genome shotgun sequence includes:
- the GPALPP1 gene encoding GPALPP motifs-containing protein 1 isoform X2 — encoded protein: MCHHCETWRKLTCTVAGPALPPGYKSSCSSETPESDDDSESLPLPREADRDSEEESEGVPTPKKPKRIQEDDDDGFFGPALPPGFKKQDDSPERPIIGPALPPGFRKPSEDIGNNKYSIGPSVSSEFCTQVTDSSEEEDNLIGPMPAKGPVESDVTKEFERRAQRMKEKLTSADNDEPKQVTRESWMTELPPELKSFGFGPRTFKRRADEKSGDRSIWTDTAADRERKAKEREEAKKSASKDNEEIVLSGRDKRLVEQVTSYNESRRSESLMDIHHKKLKSKASEEKNKPQERRPFDRDQDLKVNRFDEAQKKALIRKSRDLNTKFEHSKGSMFL
- the GPALPP1 gene encoding GPALPP motifs-containing protein 1 isoform X1; protein product: MRAARRRPAMARELIGPALPPGFPRRAEADPDEDFSQVAGPALPPGYKSSCSSETPESDDDSESLPLPREADRDSEEESEGVPTPKKPKRIQEDDDDGFFGPALPPGFKKQDDSPERPIIGPALPPGFRKPSEDIGNNKYSIGPSVSSEFCTQVTDSSEEEDNLIGPMPAKGPVESDVTKEFERRAQRMKEKLTSADNDEPKQVTRESWMTELPPELKSFGFGPRTFKRRADEKSGDRSIWTDTAADRERKAKEREEAKKSASKDNEEIVLSGRDKRLVEQVTSYNESRRSESLMDIHHKKLKSKASEEKNKPQERRPFDRDQDLKVNRFDEAQKKALIRKSRDLNTKFEHSKGSMFL